The Methanococcoides methylutens genome has a window encoding:
- a CDS encoding CBS domain-containing protein has protein sequence MIDNGVPVGSISEDTIMKYMADRKASTISQMKIKDMMGDAFPTVSPATELDVISHMLDEIPRSWYLRRELQPDL, from the coding sequence GTGATCGACAATGGCGTACCTGTTGGAAGTATTTCAGAGGATACTATCATGAAATATATGGCAGACAGGAAAGCTTCGACCATATCCCAGATGAAGATCAAGGATATGATGGGAGATGCATTCCCGACTGTCTCACCAGCTACTGAACTTGATGTTATATCACACATGCTTGACGAAATCCCGCGGTCCTGGTACTTGAGAAGGGAGTTACAACCGGATTTGTGA
- a CDS encoding NosD domain-containing protein encodes MTIGTASADTFTVNDSTGQDADFTSIKDAVAAAMDNDTLTVYPGTYTENIVVDKELMIISQSLNPDDTIVQAENPSDAVFYVTANNVTIKGFNVTGATDNFGIRLIGVDDCNIAENDISNNNCGIRLDSINDNFSNDNTLSNNIMSDNYYGIRLQQYNDNNTLSNNSAISSTLTGILIYSNNNVLENNIASNNVYGIRISQSSNYNTLNDNTASFNTDTGIVLLNSSDNTLNNNVASSNGDCGICLTGSNNSMLSSNIVLANIYGIRLEQFSKNNTLGNNNASFNSDNGISLLSSSDNTLNDNIANLNSDCGIYLDESNTNMLSNNLASSNDYGIRLEQSSNYNTLNDNTASSNSVTGILIYSSNNMLNSNIVSDNVYGVRLESSSNNNTLNDNIASSNTDSGIVLLNSNDNTLKDNIVSTNSDDGVHLENSSSNLLYNNYFNNTNNVGYYGVNTGNLWNVTKTMEMNIVGGPFLGGNYWVHPNGAGFSVDTADSNKDGICDEQYNISETEFDYLPLSIIVDEFMPVISIVSPMDGSSTPSSSITVSGLVNGTGSTPLVTVNDIAAETTLIDFNGTFTATVPLVSGVNTIYANVTDVVGNTNTTSVTVTSDNLMPAIIIDSPVDSSSTSSSSIIVSGFVDGTGSAPLVTVNDIAAETTLIDFNGTFTATVPLVSGVNTIYANVTDAAGNTNTTSVTVTSDNLMPVIGIISPVDSFSTSSSSIIVSGLVDGTGSAPLVTVNDIAAETTLIDFNGTFTATVPLVTGVNTIYANVTDAAGNTNTTSVTVTSDNLMPTIIIASPVNGSSTSSRYINVSGLVNGTGSLPLVTVNDIAAETTLTDFNGTFTAKVSLVRGANTIYANVTDAAGNTNTASINVRKTGGSSKGVGTAVIIPIQEESEEENTTSTSNATNNSSVAVPEEGFVEYTQESQEELETTPGFSMMFATGIMLAAYVMYRKKD; translated from the coding sequence ATGACCATTGGAACAGCATCTGCCGATACATTCACAGTGAACGACAGCACCGGGCAAGATGCAGATTTCACTTCGATAAAGGATGCCGTGGCTGCTGCAATGGATAATGATACACTTACTGTTTATCCGGGTACCTACACTGAGAATATTGTTGTGGATAAGGAGCTAATGATCATCTCACAATCTTTAAATCCGGATGATACAATTGTCCAGGCTGAGAATCCAAGCGATGCCGTGTTTTACGTAACTGCAAATAACGTCACTATAAAAGGTTTTAATGTAACAGGCGCAACTGATAACTTTGGAATACGTCTCATTGGAGTCGATGACTGTAATATTGCCGAAAATGACATCTCGAACAACAATTGCGGAATCAGACTGGATTCAATCAACGATAACTTCAGCAATGACAATACTCTGAGCAATAATATTATGTCTGACAACTATTACGGAATCAGACTGCAACAGTACAACGATAACAATACTCTGAGCAATAACTCTGCAATCTCGAGTACTCTTACTGGTATTCTGATATATTCCAACAACAACGTATTGGAAAATAACATCGCTTCCAACAACGTTTACGGCATCAGGATAAGCCAATCCAGCAATTACAATACACTGAACGATAACACTGCAAGTTTTAACACTGATACAGGTATCGTTCTATTGAATTCCAGTGATAATACTCTCAATAATAACGTTGCAAGTTCGAACGGCGATTGCGGAATATGTTTGACCGGGTCCAACAACAGCATGTTGAGCAGTAACATAGTGTTGGCCAACATTTATGGTATCAGGTTGGAACAGTTCAGTAAGAACAATACTCTTGGCAATAACAATGCAAGCTTTAACTCTGACAATGGCATATCCCTATTGAGTTCCAGCGACAATACGCTCAACGATAACATTGCAAATTTGAACTCCGATTGCGGTATATATCTGGATGAATCCAACACCAACATGCTGAGCAATAATCTTGCGTCTAGCAACGATTACGGAATCAGACTGGAGCAGTCCAGCAATTACAACACACTGAACGATAACACTGCAAGCTCGAATTCCGTCACCGGAATTCTGATATATTCCAGCAATAATATGTTAAACAGTAATATAGTGTCAGACAACGTTTATGGTGTTAGACTGGAATCATCCAGCAATAACAATACGCTGAATGATAACATTGCAAGCTCAAATACTGACTCCGGTATTGTTCTGTTGAATTCCAATGATAATACGCTGAAAGACAATATTGTATCGACTAACTCTGATGATGGTGTTCATCTTGAGAATTCCAGTAGTAACCTTCTCTATAACAATTACTTCAACAATACAAACAACGTTGGATATTATGGTGTCAATACCGGTAATCTCTGGAATGTCACCAAAACGATGGAAATGAACATTGTTGGAGGTCCTTTCCTTGGTGGTAACTACTGGGTACATCCTAATGGAGCTGGATTCAGTGTTGATACAGCAGATTCTAACAAAGATGGAATCTGTGACGAGCAATACAACATTTCTGAAACCGAATTTGATTACCTGCCGCTTAGTATTATAGTTGATGAGTTTATGCCAGTAATCAGTATAGTTTCTCCTATGGATGGTTCCTCCACACCTTCAAGTTCTATTACTGTCTCTGGCCTTGTTAATGGAACCGGATCTACCCCGTTGGTTACTGTGAATGACATTGCTGCTGAAACCACTCTTATCGACTTCAACGGCACTTTCACAGCAACAGTACCTCTTGTAAGTGGTGTGAACACCATTTATGCAAACGTAACCGATGTTGTTGGGAACACCAACACAACATCTGTAACTGTTACATCTGACAATCTCATGCCAGCGATTATTATAGATTCTCCTGTGGATAGTTCCTCCACATCTTCAAGCTCTATTATTGTCTCTGGCTTTGTCGATGGAACCGGATCTGCACCGTTGGTTACTGTGAATGACATTGCTGCTGAAACCACTCTTATCGACTTCAACGGCACTTTCACGGCAACAGTACCTCTTGTAAGTGGTGTGAACACCATTTATGCAAACGTAACCGATGCCGCTGGGAACACCAACACAACATCTGTAACTGTTACATCTGACAACCTCATGCCAGTAATCGGCATAATTTCTCCTGTGGATAGTTTCTCCACATCTTCAAGCTCTATTATTGTCTCTGGCCTTGTCGATGGAACCGGATCTGCACCGTTGGTTACTGTGAATGACATTGCTGCTGAAACCACTCTTATCGACTTCAACGGCACTTTCACGGCAACAGTACCTCTTGTAACTGGTGTGAACACCATTTATGCAAACGTAACCGATGCCGCTGGAAACACCAACACAACATCTGTAACTGTTACATCTGACAACCTCATGCCAACGATAATTATAGCTTCTCCTGTGAATGGTTCCTCCACATCTTCAAGATACATTAATGTCTCAGGTCTTGTCAATGGAACCGGATCGTTGCCATTGGTTACTGTGAATGACATTGCTGCTGAAACCACTCTAACCGACTTCAATGGCACTTTCACAGCAAAGGTAAGCCTTGTCAGAGGTGCGAATACCATTTATGCAAACGTCACCGATGCTGCTGGAAACACTAATACAGCATCTATAAATGTTCGAAAAACTGGTGGTTCCTCCAAAGGTGTTGGCACTGCGGTAATCATACCAATTCAAGAAGAATCTGAAGAGGAGAATACTACTTCCACTTCAAATGCTACAAATAATTCAAGCGTAGCAGTTCCTGAAGAAGGATTTGTTGAATATACGCAGGAATCACAGGAAGAACTTGAAACAACTCCGGGATTCAGCATGATGTTTGCAACTGGTATTATGCTAGCTGCATATGTTATGTACAGAAAGAAGGATTGA
- a CDS encoding pyridoxal-phosphate-dependent aminotransferase family protein, which produces MDLEDTLLMMPGPVPVAPKVLRAMSKPMINHRGKEFSAMFDDCTAMLKEIFQTQNDLMIVSGSGTASMEAAIGCTIDKDDKVVAIENGKFGERFKDIAARYGQVVPLEFEWGQSVDLDLVEEKLAEGAKAVTMVHNETSAGIRNPAPEVGKLAKKYDALFIMDGVTSIGGDDVKVDEWGVDIAVVGSQKCVAAPPGLSMLSVSERAFDAMTKENLPYYLDLKAYKKSADKSQTPYTPAVPLFFGLQEALKIVMDEGMEARAKRQATGAAAIRAAMDAMGIEMFPQLNEVSGYSNTVSAMKAPEGVSGNDIKSGMMDKGIIIAGGQNRLSGQIFRIGSMGNVAPKDIMLTIQELELVLKKLNIVNEIGAGTEAAASVLDTL; this is translated from the coding sequence ATGGACCTTGAAGACACATTATTAATGATGCCTGGCCCTGTTCCTGTTGCACCAAAAGTGCTCAGGGCAATGTCAAAACCCATGATAAACCACAGGGGCAAGGAATTTTCTGCAATGTTTGATGACTGTACCGCAATGCTCAAAGAGATCTTCCAGACACAGAACGATCTCATGATAGTCAGCGGCTCAGGAACAGCTTCAATGGAAGCTGCGATCGGATGCACTATCGATAAGGACGACAAGGTTGTCGCGATCGAGAACGGTAAGTTCGGTGAAAGGTTCAAGGACATTGCAGCAAGATACGGACAGGTAGTTCCTCTTGAGTTCGAATGGGGACAGTCCGTTGACCTCGACCTTGTGGAAGAGAAGCTTGCAGAAGGTGCAAAAGCTGTCACAATGGTCCACAACGAAACCTCAGCAGGTATCCGCAATCCAGCTCCGGAAGTTGGTAAGCTCGCAAAGAAGTACGATGCACTGTTCATAATGGACGGCGTCACATCCATCGGCGGAGATGATGTCAAGGTCGATGAATGGGGAGTAGACATCGCTGTAGTAGGTTCCCAGAAATGTGTTGCTGCACCACCAGGACTTTCCATGCTCTCCGTGAGCGAACGTGCTTTTGATGCAATGACCAAGGAAAACCTGCCATACTACCTTGACCTTAAGGCATACAAGAAGAGCGCAGACAAGTCCCAGACTCCATACACACCTGCAGTACCACTGTTCTTCGGACTTCAGGAAGCACTGAAGATCGTGATGGATGAGGGTATGGAAGCAAGGGCAAAGCGCCAGGCAACCGGTGCTGCTGCTATCCGTGCTGCAATGGACGCTATGGGCATCGAGATGTTCCCACAGCTCAATGAGGTCAGCGGTTACTCTAACACCGTTTCTGCAATGAAAGCACCTGAAGGTGTCAGCGGCAACGATATCAAGAGCGGAATGATGGACAAGGGAATCATCATCGCCGGCGGTCAGAACAGACTCAGCGGCCAGATCTTCAGGATCGGAAGCATGGGCAATGTCGCACCAAAGGACATCATGCTGACAATCCAGGAACTCGAACTTGTACTGAAAAAGCTCAACATTGTAAACGAGATCGGTGCAGGTACAGAGGCAGCTGCCAGCGTACTTGACACACTGTGA
- the ribC gene encoding riboflavin synthase, translating to MKTIGVVDTTFARFNMGRAAVDEIQQNVSAKIKRITVPGVKDLPVASKKLIEEEGCDIVIALGMPGAKEQDKICAHEASTGIIQAQLMTNIHIIEVFVHEDEGRDEKELAFLMEMRSREHALNVVNMLFHPEKLVKQAGTGQRQGFEDVGTLRH from the coding sequence ATGAAGACCATAGGCGTAGTAGACACGACCTTTGCACGTTTCAACATGGGACGTGCTGCGGTCGATGAGATCCAGCAGAACGTATCCGCTAAGATCAAGCGGATCACAGTTCCCGGCGTAAAGGACCTGCCGGTTGCATCCAAGAAGCTCATAGAAGAAGAAGGATGCGACATCGTCATAGCCTTAGGCATGCCGGGAGCAAAAGAACAGGATAAGATCTGCGCACATGAAGCTTCAACCGGCATTATACAGGCTCAGCTTATGACGAACATCCACATCATAGAGGTGTTTGTTCATGAAGATGAGGGAAGGGATGAAAAGGAACTCGCATTTCTTATGGAAATGCGCTCCCGTGAACATGCCTTAAATGTCGTTAACATGTTGTTCCATCCCGAAAAACTTGTCAAGCAGGCCGGTACAGGCCAGAGACAAGGGTTTGAGGATGTTGGGACTTTGAGACATTAA
- a CDS encoding YfcE family phosphodiesterase, translated as MKLIILSDTHIKAGQSLLELLPGDLFTIMKNSDILIHAGDFETMECYNELAGLGELVAVRGDTDVPELMELLPERQVIEVEGVKIGVIHKGQLTSDNPDGLRYLAKEMGVDVLIFGHFHHPIIEDYEVLLLSPGSAIVPGVAEPSAIELDIFEGKVKGSVIRCDGDVCSYFEYERK; from the coding sequence ATGAAACTAATTATTTTATCAGATACACATATCAAAGCCGGGCAGTCGCTACTGGAGTTGTTGCCGGGTGACTTGTTCACAATTATGAAAAACAGTGATATCTTGATCCATGCAGGGGATTTTGAGACAATGGAATGTTACAATGAACTGGCAGGTCTGGGTGAACTTGTTGCAGTTCGCGGGGACACCGATGTACCTGAATTGATGGAGCTTTTGCCTGAAAGGCAGGTCATTGAGGTTGAAGGTGTCAAAATAGGTGTCATTCACAAAGGACAGCTGACCTCTGATAACCCGGACGGTCTGCGCTATCTGGCAAAAGAGATGGGCGTGGATGTTCTGATCTTCGGGCATTTTCACCATCCGATCATCGAGGATTATGAGGTACTTCTGCTCTCACCAGGCAGTGCGATCGTGCCTGGAGTTGCTGAACCCAGCGCCATAGAACTTGACATATTTGAGGGAAAGGTAAAGGGGAGTGTGATAAGGTGCGATGGGGATGTGTGTAGTTATTTTGAGTATGAAAGGAAGTGA
- a CDS encoding amylo-alpha-1,6-glucosidase: MFPSATYNAEFDHASTISHEWLITNGIGGYASSTVIGENSRKYHGLLIASANPPVDRRVLLSSLDEEIIVGDETYHLANHRYPDTLYPSGFEYLDRFSASPLPTFEYSIRNIRIIKTIFMIYGQNTTVVKYKLFNPDNEDIVFRILPLVTNRDFHHLGKAGHINFSKIFYPNEIQIGTADCDLQIQSNMHYRHKPYWNYNIEYDVERERGEAYQEDLYNPGYFEKQIPGPSSELYVVASDSILKSKDIDDEFVNSEYQRELLRQKNLHDHANLKGDFTQKLVNAADSFIVKRSSTSSGSIIAGYHWFADWGRDAMISLPGLTLVTGRFNDAKEILKTFSENCSAGLIPNRFSDDGISPPDYNTVDASLWFIHSLGRYYSYTKDVDFVREMWKTVVSIIRNYSEGTLYGIRMDEDGLIEHEGQLTWMDVKIGDMEITPRAGKACEINALWYNALCTAIRLGKILGEDTKKYQKIAQLAKSNFTETFWNQTDLCLYDCVSVNEDMSVTKDATVRPNQIFAVSLPYTMLDHEKKIMIVEKVKEDLLTPYGLRSLSPKDSRYNGRYRGNRDCRDRAYHNGTVWSWLLGPFITAHAKVNNRSPLGREYCRQLLINFEAHLDEAGIGTISEVFDGDSPHRPGGCISQAWSVAEILRAYVEDLNCQN; this comes from the coding sequence ATGTTCCCATCTGCAACATACAATGCTGAATTTGATCATGCTTCCACCATTTCCCATGAATGGCTTATCACGAACGGAATTGGAGGATATGCATCATCCACTGTCATTGGTGAAAATTCAAGAAAATACCATGGTCTTCTGATAGCTTCTGCAAATCCTCCGGTTGACCGAAGGGTCCTGCTTTCCTCCCTTGATGAAGAGATAATAGTTGGTGATGAGACATATCATCTTGCAAATCACAGGTACCCCGATACGCTGTATCCATCGGGTTTCGAATATCTCGATCGTTTTTCTGCTTCCCCGTTACCTACCTTTGAGTACAGCATCAGGAACATCAGAATCATAAAGACCATTTTCATGATCTATGGACAGAACACGACGGTTGTAAAGTACAAACTGTTCAATCCTGATAATGAAGACATCGTTTTCCGGATATTGCCTCTTGTGACAAACAGGGACTTTCACCATCTTGGGAAGGCAGGACACATCAATTTTAGTAAAATATTTTATCCTAACGAAATTCAGATTGGAACTGCTGATTGTGATCTCCAGATACAGTCCAATATGCACTACAGACACAAACCATACTGGAACTATAATATCGAGTATGACGTTGAGCGTGAAAGAGGAGAAGCTTATCAGGAAGATCTCTATAACCCAGGATATTTTGAAAAACAAATTCCTGGGCCTTCGAGTGAGTTATATGTTGTTGCCTCGGACAGCATCCTGAAAAGTAAGGATATCGATGATGAATTTGTTAATTCCGAATATCAAAGGGAGCTTCTAAGACAAAAAAATTTGCATGATCATGCCAATTTAAAGGGTGACTTCACACAGAAGCTCGTTAATGCTGCAGATTCTTTCATTGTTAAACGCAGTTCTACCAGCTCAGGATCGATCATTGCAGGTTATCACTGGTTTGCAGATTGGGGAAGAGATGCGATGATATCGCTTCCGGGACTCACTCTTGTAACAGGAAGATTCAATGATGCAAAAGAGATCCTGAAGACCTTTTCTGAGAACTGTTCAGCAGGTCTTATACCAAACCGCTTTTCAGATGACGGCATTTCCCCTCCGGATTATAATACGGTTGATGCTTCACTTTGGTTCATCCATTCACTTGGAAGATATTATTCCTATACTAAGGATGTAGATTTTGTCAGGGAAATGTGGAAAACTGTTGTTTCAATAATCCGGAATTACAGTGAAGGAACCTTATACGGAATTCGTATGGATGAGGACGGACTCATTGAACATGAGGGTCAGCTTACCTGGATGGACGTGAAGATCGGGGACATGGAGATCACACCAAGGGCTGGAAAAGCATGCGAAATAAACGCTTTGTGGTATAATGCTCTATGTACTGCTATCCGGCTGGGGAAAATATTAGGTGAAGACACAAAAAAGTATCAGAAAATTGCTCAACTGGCAAAGAGCAACTTCACTGAAACTTTCTGGAATCAAACGGACCTGTGCCTTTATGACTGCGTTTCTGTAAATGAGGATATGTCGGTCACTAAAGATGCAACAGTTAGACCGAACCAGATATTTGCAGTCTCACTTCCCTACACGATGCTTGATCATGAAAAGAAAATAATGATCGTTGAAAAGGTGAAGGAAGATCTATTAACCCCCTATGGACTGAGGTCCTTATCACCAAAGGACAGCCGCTACAATGGAAGATACCGGGGAAATAGAGATTGCCGGGACCGTGCATACCATAACGGAACTGTCTGGTCATGGTTACTCGGACCATTTATTACTGCACATGCAAAGGTCAACAACAGGTCTCCATTAGGCCGGGAATATTGCAGGCAATTGCTGATTAATTTTGAAGCTCATCTTGATGAGGCCGGAATAGGAACGATCTCAGAGGTATTTGATGGCGATTCGCCACACAGACCCGGTGGATGTATCTCACAGGCATGGAGTGTTGCCGAAATACTGCGGGCCTATGTTGAAGATCTGAATTGTCAAAATTAA
- a CDS encoding glycoside hydrolase family 15 protein, with translation MKYLIRHPNAILGNDKLLVSLGEKGDLRGFFYPRRDWAQHVGESKACIYKGGKLLWLDSPEWNVKQAPSDDTNVIRTHLSHFSGIEVSIHDLVHRSSPVLVRKYEITSKEHFEGKFYYYSNFQAGGTHRMNSAFCDVNNGLLVQYMQNFYIGLVSNPGFEDWQVGKIQEEGWVASARNDMEDGQLQQNLEDIGDMDSSIGWDLDLQSGETVTITVLIGIASERQLIYDLMADVRKQSSDDIIHGSENDSIRWLSKKRSLELSALDDDPLFKNKVKALYDRSLLSLKLLTDPEGGAIVAAPEFDPAFEMCGGYGFCWNRDAAESVLALMNADYPEYAGKFFGWCKKAQLPDGSWFQRYWLDGKEAPSWGNFDDTIQIDETGSTLYAIDRYYRELEGTKRDDFLGNIRETVRKGAEYLIKRTEQGLHDPCRCLWESEIGIFSYTNAAIYAGLKGAAHLAEEADEHMLSKKWSDRADLVRKETIDKLWLDEGYFSRGIIDNNVHRTIDSSMIGTFIPFGLLSPNDPDERAMILSMIDHIESSLRVSVNGYFGIKRYENDDYIGGNPWVVTTLWLSRALLTLAISMENKDDEYDLLVKKALEYIKWTMKSATSTGLLSEQVDRNTGKAAWARPLGWSCALFIENALLLDQLK, from the coding sequence GTGAAATATCTGATCCGGCATCCAAATGCAATACTTGGCAATGATAAATTGCTTGTGTCACTGGGTGAAAAGGGCGATCTACGGGGATTTTTTTATCCCCGCAGAGATTGGGCACAACACGTTGGAGAGTCCAAAGCTTGCATTTACAAAGGTGGAAAATTACTATGGCTGGATTCTCCTGAATGGAATGTAAAACAGGCACCATCAGATGACACAAACGTGATAAGGACACACCTTTCTCATTTTTCCGGTATCGAAGTATCAATTCATGATCTTGTGCATCGATCCAGTCCGGTTCTTGTAAGGAAGTATGAGATCACTTCAAAAGAACATTTTGAAGGCAAATTTTATTATTATTCTAATTTCCAGGCAGGGGGAACCCATAGAATGAACTCTGCTTTTTGTGATGTGAACAACGGTCTGCTTGTTCAATACATGCAGAACTTCTACATTGGCCTGGTAAGTAATCCGGGATTTGAAGATTGGCAGGTCGGTAAGATACAGGAAGAAGGCTGGGTCGCAAGTGCCAGAAATGATATGGAAGATGGCCAGCTTCAGCAAAATTTGGAAGATATAGGTGACATGGACAGTTCCATAGGCTGGGACCTTGACCTTCAATCTGGTGAAACGGTCACGATCACAGTTTTAATCGGCATCGCTTCGGAAAGGCAGTTGATATACGACCTGATGGCTGATGTTCGGAAGCAGTCCTCTGATGACATAATTCACGGATCTGAAAATGACTCCATTCGCTGGCTATCAAAAAAGAGATCTCTGGAGTTATCAGCACTTGATGATGATCCACTATTCAAAAATAAGGTCAAAGCCTTATACGATCGTTCATTACTCTCTCTGAAATTACTTACCGATCCCGAGGGGGGGGCAATTGTAGCTGCTCCTGAGTTCGATCCTGCTTTTGAGATGTGTGGTGGATATGGATTTTGCTGGAACAGGGATGCAGCAGAATCTGTTCTTGCCCTTATGAATGCCGACTATCCCGAATATGCCGGAAAGTTCTTTGGCTGGTGCAAAAAAGCACAGCTTCCTGATGGTTCATGGTTCCAGAGATACTGGCTTGATGGAAAGGAAGCCCCCTCATGGGGTAATTTTGACGATACTATCCAGATCGATGAGACCGGTTCAACGCTTTATGCAATCGATCGCTATTATCGAGAACTGGAAGGAACTAAAAGGGATGATTTTCTGGGAAACATCCGGGAAACTGTCCGGAAGGGTGCAGAATATCTGATAAAAAGGACAGAACAGGGGCTCCATGATCCTTGCAGATGCCTGTGGGAATCTGAGATAGGAATATTCAGTTATACAAATGCTGCTATCTATGCAGGTCTAAAAGGTGCTGCTCATCTGGCCGAAGAGGCTGATGAGCACATGCTCTCTAAAAAATGGTCTGACAGGGCTGACCTTGTCAGGAAAGAGACTATTGATAAGCTGTGGCTTGATGAAGGCTATTTTTCCCGGGGGATTATTGACAACAATGTCCACAGAACTATAGATTCGAGCATGATCGGGACTTTCATTCCTTTTGGTCTCCTTTCACCGAATGATCCTGATGAAAGAGCCATGATACTCTCAATGATAGATCATATTGAAAGCTCCCTCAGGGTTTCGGTCAACGGGTATTTTGGGATCAAACGTTATGAAAATGATGATTATATCGGTGGCAACCCGTGGGTAGTCACAACATTATGGCTTTCCCGTGCCTTGCTCACTCTTGCCATATCCATGGAGAACAAGGATGATGAATATGACCTGCTGGTGAAGAAGGCACTTGAATATATAAAATGGACAATGAAGAGTGCAACGAGTACCGGCCTACTATCCGAGCAGGTGGACAGGAATACAGGAAAAGCTGCATGGGCCAGGCCTTTGGGCTGGAGTTGTGCACTGTTTATTGAAAATGCATTGCTTCTGGACCAGTTGAAATAA
- a CDS encoding glycoside hydrolase family 57 protein: protein MRSVCMYFQLHQPYRLKWFWPDDSKGFERYFDVAINRSIFEKVASKCYLPATTLLAELVDQHEGDFKFSVSITGTLLSQCEKWNPDVLEIFRQLADSKCVEFLDETNYHSLAGLFDSKDEFREEIKAHHDLTSDLMGVKPQIFRNTELLYNNSVAETVSSLGYKAILTEGVDQLLESRSPNHVYKAKDCDIAVLMRNYKMSDDIGYRFSAKWWEEYPLTADKWACWASKEQGDCLNIFMDYETFGEHQWADSGIFDFLRALPNEVLSKGIEFNTPSEVIEKYDPVDEIDVGDFNTISWADMERDTSAWLGNDMQRRCFEEAKRLGPYVKKTKDPELINIWKHLLTSDHYYYMSTKWLGDGDVHSYFSIHTSPYDAAINFIAVLLDFKSCVFRKLAEMDA, encoded by the coding sequence ATGAGATCTGTGTGTATGTACTTCCAGCTCCACCAGCCATATCGTTTAAAGTGGTTCTGGCCGGATGACTCTAAAGGATTTGAAAGATATTTTGATGTTGCAATAAACAGGAGCATCTTTGAGAAGGTTGCCAGCAAGTGTTACCTTCCAGCTACAACTCTCCTGGCAGAACTCGTTGACCAGCATGAAGGCGACTTCAAGTTCAGTGTCTCAATAACCGGAACTCTTCTGAGCCAGTGTGAAAAATGGAATCCTGATGTCCTTGAAATTTTCAGGCAGCTTGCTGATTCAAAGTGTGTGGAATTCCTTGATGAGACAAATTATCATTCACTTGCAGGTCTTTTCGATAGCAAGGATGAATTCAGGGAAGAGATAAAGGCCCACCATGACCTTACTTCAGACCTAATGGGTGTAAAACCACAGATCTTCAGAAATACGGAACTTCTGTACAACAATAGTGTTGCAGAGACCGTCTCATCTCTGGGTTACAAAGCCATCCTTACAGAAGGTGTTGACCAGCTACTTGAATCCCGTTCTCCCAATCATGTCTACAAGGCAAAGGACTGTGACATCGCCGTTCTTATGAGGAACTATAAGATGAGTGATGATATCGGATATCGTTTCTCCGCAAAATGGTGGGAAGAGTATCCATTAACTGCTGACAAATGGGCATGCTGGGCATCTAAGGAACAAGGAGATTGCCTTAATATCTTCATGGATTACGAGACCTTTGGTGAACATCAATGGGCTGATTCAGGTATCTTTGATTTCCTCCGGGCTTTGCCGAATGAGGTTCTTAGCAAAGGTATTGAGTTCAATACTCCTTCAGAGGTCATTGAGAAATATGATCCTGTAGATGAGATCGATGTTGGGGACTTTAACACGATCTCATGGGCAGATATGGAGAGAGATACAAGTGCATGGCTTGGTAACGATATGCAACGCAGATGCTTCGAAGAGGCAAAGCGGCTTGGACCTTACGTGAAAAAAACGAAAGACCCCGAACTTATCAATATATGGAAACATCTTCTGACATCCGACCACTATTACTACATGAGCACAAAATGGTTAGGTGATGGAGATGTCCATTCGTATTTCAGTATCCATACATCACCTTATGATGCAGCAATAAATTTCATTGCAGTATTATTGGATTTCAAATCCTGTGTTTTCAGGAAACTGGCAGAAATGGATGCATGA